One genomic segment of Camelus ferus isolate YT-003-E chromosome 19, BCGSAC_Cfer_1.0, whole genome shotgun sequence includes these proteins:
- the LOC102515393 gene encoding signal-regulatory protein beta-2 has translation MPVPVPSFCRLLSSLLLALLLKLTGISGEEFQVNQPESLLSAEAGDVITLVCNMPALSPAGPVLWIKETGLERKLIYSFNGNQFPRISQVVSPKANQTDYSIRISNVSPEDTGTYYCVKLIIAFPNMEYVSGPGTYVSVNGTTDEMFKVQQPEMSQTVSTGETLILSCSIPDSFPKGPVLWFKGTGRKRKLIYNFKGGLFPRVKKIGNTAKAGNTDFSIRISEISLADAGIYFCVKFKEGKPDIEYQSGRGTQVFVTGTSNNSAPDTPDRHLLTVRGTKLRKNLL, from the exons gaatTTCAGGTGAAGAGTTCCAGGTGAACCAGCCTGAGAGTTTGCTGTCAGCCGAGGCTGGAGATGTCATAACCTTGGTCTGCAATATGCCTGCTCTGTCCCCGGCAGGGCCCGTCTTGTGGATCAAGGAGACTGGGCTAGAACGAAAATTAATCTACAGTTTCAACGGAAACCAATTTCCCCGAATATCCCAAGTGGTAAGCCCAAAGGCCAACCAAACAGACTATTCCATCCGCATCAGTAATGTGTCGCCTGAGGATACTGGTACCTATTACTGTGTGAAGTTAATCATAGCATTTCCTAACATGGAGTATGTATCTGGTCCAGGCACCTACGTGTCCGTGAATG GAACCACAGATGAAATGTTCAAGGTGCAACAACCTGAGATGTCACAGACTGTATCAACTGGGGAAACACTCATCTTGAGTTGCAGTATACCAGATTCATTTCCGAAAGGACCCGTCTTATGGTTCAAGGGAACTGGACGAAAACGTAAATTAATCTACAATTTCAAAGGAGGTCTCTTTCCCAGAgtcaaaaaaattggaaacacgGCCAAAGCTGGCAACACAGACTTTTCCATCCGCATCAGTGAAATCTCTCTTGCAGATGCCGGCATCTACTTCTGTGTGAAGTTCAAGGAGGGAAAACCTGACATAGAGTACCAGTCAGGTCGGGGCACCCAGGTGTTTGTGACTG GAACAAGCAATAATTCTGCCCCAGATACTCCAGACAGACATCTCTTGACAGTGAGGGGAACCAAGCTGAGGAAAAATCTGCTCTAG
- the LOC102515639 gene encoding signal-regulatory protein beta-1 isoform X1, producing MKPIPASLCCLPLLSMLLPLLLGPTGVVGQELKVIQPKKSVLAAAGETATLPCTTTSLLPVGPIKWFRGTGPGQELIYDHKGGHFPRVTNASDTTRRDNLDFSIRISHITPADAGVYYCVKFQRGSPGDVEYKSGPGTWVFVSAKPSVPEVSGPTKRASPGEAVNLTCRSTGFFPKHIQLKWFKNGVELPAHQTLIFLPGDASSYTIVSIALVTLDLSSLHSQVTCQVTHSELQRPLSGRVNISKFLQVVPTVNISAHGVPSLQVTILTCHVQRFYPEVIQITWQEKNRRFKSYEAFTPTKNPDGTFSQDSHILVSTSEDKRLFACQVWREDQTLVQTSVQLSELTEEQASLGATASSSLFGTLLLLGCKLFLLTTVSIIYVLRRTLPSRRTDPGGPLPMMSIASTPSFPAAPAF from the exons ATGAAAcccatccctgcctccctgtgctgcctgcccctcctctccatgCTGCTGCCTCTGCTACTGGGACCCACAG GAGTGGTGGGTCAGGAGCTGAAGGTGATTCAGCCTAAGAAGTCAGTGTTGGCTGCAGCGGGAGAGACGGCCACTCTGCCCTGTACCACgacctccctgctccctgtgggGCCCATCAAGTGGTTCAGGGGcacagggccaggccaggagTTAATCTACGACCACAAAGGAGGTCACTTCCCCAGAGTAACAAATGCTTCAGACACCACAAGGAGAGACAACCTGGACTTTTCCATCCGCATCAGTCACATCACCCCGGCAGACGCCGGTGTCTACTACTGTGTGAAGTTCCAGAGAGGAAGCCCTGGTGACGTGGAGTATAAGTCTGGACCAGGCACCTGGGTATTTGTGTCTG CTAAGCCCTCTGTCCCAGAGGTTTCTGGCCCCACCAAACGGGCCAGCCCAGGTGAGGCAGTGAATCTCACCTGCAGATCAACTGGCTTCTTTCCCAAACACATACAACTGAAATGGTTTAAAAATGGCGTGGAGCTTCCAGCCCATCAGACTCTCATCTTCCTGCCTGGAGATGCTTCCTCCTACACCATTGTCAGCATCGCTCTGGTGACCCTTGACTTGTCCTCACTCCACTCCCAGGTCACCTGCCAAGTGACTCACAGTGAACTGCAAAGGCCCCTCAGTGGACGTGTGAACATCTCTAAATTCCTTCAAG TTGTCCCCACAGTGAACATATCAGCTCACGGTGTCCCAAGCCTCCAGGTGACCATTCTCACCTGCCACGTGCAAAGGTTTTACCCAGAAGTCATACAAATCACCTGGCAGGAGAAGAACAGACGATTCAAGTCTTATGAGGCCTTCACCCCCACCAAGAACCCAGATGGCACATTCAGCCAAGACAGTCATATCCTGGTCAGCACCTCAGAGGACAAAAGGCTGTTCGCCTGCCAAGTGTGGCGTGAGGACCAGACACTGGTCCAGACCAGCGTGCAGCTGAGCGAGCTTACAGAAGAGCAAGCCAGTTTGG GTGCCACAGCATCCAGCTCCCTCTTTGGGACCCTCCTCCTGCTTGGCTGTAAGTTGTTTCTCCTGACTACAGTTTCCATCATCTATGTCCTCAGGAGGACCCTCCCTTCCAG GAGAACTGATCCAGGAGGACCACTTCCCATGATGTCCATAGCCTCTACCCCATCTTTTCCTGCCGCACCAGCCTTCTGA
- the LOC102515639 gene encoding signal-regulatory protein beta-1 isoform X2 codes for MKPIPASLCCLPLLSMLLPLLLGPTGVVGQELKVIQPKKSVLAAAGETATLPCTTTSLLPVGPIKWFRGTGPGQELIYDHKGGHFPRVTNASDTTRRDNLDFSIRISHITPADAGVYYCVKFQRGSPGDVEYKSGPGTWVFVSAKPSVPEVSGPTKRASPGEAVNLTCRSTGFFPKHIQLKWFKNGVELPAHQTLIFLPGDASSYTIVSIALVTLDLSSLHSQVTCQVTHSELQRPLSGRVNISKFLQVVPTVNISAHGVPSLQVTILTCHVQRFYPEVIQITWQEKNRRFKSYEAFTPTKNPDGTFSQDSHILVSTSEDKRLFACQVWREDQTLVQTSVQLSELTEEQASLGATASSSLFGTLLLLGCKLFLLTTVSIIYVLRRTLPSRD; via the exons ATGAAAcccatccctgcctccctgtgctgcctgcccctcctctccatgCTGCTGCCTCTGCTACTGGGACCCACAG GAGTGGTGGGTCAGGAGCTGAAGGTGATTCAGCCTAAGAAGTCAGTGTTGGCTGCAGCGGGAGAGACGGCCACTCTGCCCTGTACCACgacctccctgctccctgtgggGCCCATCAAGTGGTTCAGGGGcacagggccaggccaggagTTAATCTACGACCACAAAGGAGGTCACTTCCCCAGAGTAACAAATGCTTCAGACACCACAAGGAGAGACAACCTGGACTTTTCCATCCGCATCAGTCACATCACCCCGGCAGACGCCGGTGTCTACTACTGTGTGAAGTTCCAGAGAGGAAGCCCTGGTGACGTGGAGTATAAGTCTGGACCAGGCACCTGGGTATTTGTGTCTG CTAAGCCCTCTGTCCCAGAGGTTTCTGGCCCCACCAAACGGGCCAGCCCAGGTGAGGCAGTGAATCTCACCTGCAGATCAACTGGCTTCTTTCCCAAACACATACAACTGAAATGGTTTAAAAATGGCGTGGAGCTTCCAGCCCATCAGACTCTCATCTTCCTGCCTGGAGATGCTTCCTCCTACACCATTGTCAGCATCGCTCTGGTGACCCTTGACTTGTCCTCACTCCACTCCCAGGTCACCTGCCAAGTGACTCACAGTGAACTGCAAAGGCCCCTCAGTGGACGTGTGAACATCTCTAAATTCCTTCAAG TTGTCCCCACAGTGAACATATCAGCTCACGGTGTCCCAAGCCTCCAGGTGACCATTCTCACCTGCCACGTGCAAAGGTTTTACCCAGAAGTCATACAAATCACCTGGCAGGAGAAGAACAGACGATTCAAGTCTTATGAGGCCTTCACCCCCACCAAGAACCCAGATGGCACATTCAGCCAAGACAGTCATATCCTGGTCAGCACCTCAGAGGACAAAAGGCTGTTCGCCTGCCAAGTGTGGCGTGAGGACCAGACACTGGTCCAGACCAGCGTGCAGCTGAGCGAGCTTACAGAAGAGCAAGCCAGTTTGG GTGCCACAGCATCCAGCTCCCTCTTTGGGACCCTCCTCCTGCTTGGCTGTAAGTTGTTTCTCCTGACTACAGTTTCCATCATCTATGTCCTCAGGAGGACCCTCCCTTCCAG GGATTGA